GCTGAGCACAAACATGGCGCCAACCGTGATGGGCGCGGGATTGGAGAAGACCGTGAGCGCTTCCTGAGCCGGCAGGAGCCCGGTCACCATGAGGGTGGCGAAGAGCGTCAACGCGGTGACGTCGGGCGGGAATTTTTCCCACACGAAGCTCGCGAGGGTCAGCACGAGGAGGACAAAGATGAGAGCAATTTCCCAAGTCATGGGCGCGAAGGGCGGAGACTAGGTGGTGCGAGCGAGACGTCCCAGCCCAATTTTCAGGCTACGGAGGCCGCGCGAGCGGAACCTTCACTCTGGCGATACCAGAGGACGAATACCCAGGTAAGGGCGAGAAAGGTCACGAAGACATTGCTCAGTTTCATGATCGCGCCGGCCAGCAACTGGTCGTCCATCGGGGTGAAGCCATCGATGAGGCGCGGGGCAAATTCGTAGGTCGGATAAAGGATGTCGTTCGAGAAGGTGATGAACGCAAAAAGCGGCGTGAGGCCGACCCCCACCGCGAACAGGTAAATCATCCGGCCGCCTAAGCGCATTGCGGGCCAAACTCGGCCGTTGGCCAATACCGGCCACCAATACAGCACGGCGGTGGCAAAAAAGGTGAGGTGTTCCATCACGTGCACAAAACGGTCCTGCAGGGCCAGGTCGTAGAGCGCAGGCACATGCCAGAGGCTTTGGGTGATCACGTAGAGGATGCCGGCGACGACCGGATGCACCAGAAAGCGTCCGAGGGGTCGCAACACGGCGCGATCGGCCACGCCGTCGACCACCCAGTCCGGCAGGCCGATGAGCCATAGCACGGCGCACGGATAGATGAGCACCACGTGCTGCACCATGTGAGCGGAAAAGAGGAAGCGTTCGCCGAGCTGGTCGAAGGGCGAACCGACCGCGAGGTAGAATAGGACCAGCGACCCGTAATAACAGATCGCGCGCCAGCGGGGGAGCCGAGCGCTGGGCGGGGCGATGCACGCGCGCAGCGGACCGGTGAGCATGGCGTAACCCCAGGCCAGCAGCAGCAGGCCGCCGATGAGGTAGGGTTCGTTGTGCCAGTGACGCCAGTCGATCATGGTGGGGTGCTACGAGAAAGGCGGCCCGCAGGCCGCCTCGTCAAGGAAGGGGGGATGGAGCGGGGCGGGCGGAACCGCTTATTCAACCATCTCGTAGGCGGGGCCGACCGGCTGGGAGTCCTTGGCACCGTGCAGGAGCAGGAGCGCCCAAAGGGTTCCGCCACCCAGCGCCAAACCAATGAAGAACAGGATGGTGCAGAAGGCCTTGTCCCACTTCAGGTGCATGAAGATGAAAATAACGGCGAGGAACTTCACCACGGACAGACCCATGAGGATGCTGATGACCAGCCACTCCGGCATGGGAATGTAAATCACCAGCAGCTCCATACCGGTGATGATCGCGAGGATCATCGCCAGCTGGACGAAAACGTGGAACTTGCCGTCGTGGGCGTGGCTGTCAGAGGCGGAAAGCGTGGAGGCGTCGGCAGTAGCGCTCATGGGAGGACGATGTATTCGAGGAGGTAAACGACCGGGAAAATCACGATCCAGACGATGTCGACGAAGTGCCAGTAGAGGCCCATCGATTCGACGTCGATGGCGTTGGCTTCACCAAAATCCACCGGACCCGGCGAGCGGGCGAACCAGATGAGCGCGCCGATGAGCGCGATGGTGCCGCCGAAGGAGATGAAGTGGTGGCTGAAGTAGTAGGCGAGTCCGTGACCTTCTTCGTAGGCGTGGACGAGGGCGAGCAGGGTATACATGCCCACGACCACGGCGCCGGCGAAGGCGAGGAAGTGCAGGGCACCCTTGGCGATCCAGCCCTGGCCATTGGAGTCATCGGTCGGCTTGAAGGTGCGAATATACATGAGCACCAACCACAGCACGCCGATCGCCACGTGGGTGCCGTGGGTGCCCGTGAGGGTGTAGAAGGTGGAACCGAAGACGCTGTTGGAGAGGGTGAGGCCGCCGACCTTTACGAAGTGGTTAAACTCGTAGACCTGGCCGCCGAGGAAGATGAGACCGAAGATGATCGTGCCGAGCAGCATCTTGCGGGTGGTGGCCACGTTGCCCTTCTGGATAGCGTTCACAGCGAGCGCCATGAGCAGCGAGGACATCAGCAGGATGAAGGTGGAACCCGAGGTGAGCTCGATGGAGAACAGATCGCGCGGATCGGGCGACCCGGCGGGCGGGTGCAGGCGGTAGATGAGGTGGGTCGCGATGAGCGAACCGAAGAACATGCAGTCCGACGCAAGGAAGGCCCACATGAAGAGCTTCTTGTTGGGAATGCCCGTCGACGTGGTCGCGTCGTGATGGTGGTCGATGTGGCCGGCGGTGGCGGCGTGAGAACTCATGACGTTGTTTCGCTAAAGGGGGTTGGCTCAGTGCGAAGCGGAAGAGGCGTCGCCATCGGACTTGGTGGGGTGAAGGTGGTAACCACCGGGGCCTTCGACGGACCACATCCACGCGCCGAAGAACGTGATACCCAGGCCCACGATCGCGCCGGGGATGTAGTGGAAGGCGAAGCAGAGTGAACCGATCAGCATGCCGGCCGCGGTGATGAAGGGGAACCAGGAGTTGCTCGGCATGTGGATGCCGCCATGGGCCTCGTCTTCAGCGGCCTTCTTGGCCTTCTCAGCCGCGATTTCGGCTTGGTGCGTCTTCTCATACCAGAAGGCGTCGCGGGCGTGCACGGTGGGCGTGACGTCGAAGTTGTGGGCCGGCGGCGGGTTGGGGATCGACCACTCGAGGGTGCGGCCATCCCACGGATCGCGACCGACCTTCTCTCCCTTGAAGTAGGTGTAGATCATCACGATGAAGTAGTAGGCGATGCCGATACCGAGGATGTAGGAACCGAGCGTCGCGAGCTGGTTGGCGGAGGTCCAACCCATGTTGCCGTCGTAGGTGAAGGTGCGTCGCGGCATGCCGTTGAGCCCGAGGAAGTGCATCGGGAAGAAGGTCAGGTTGAAGCCCACGAAGATGATCCAGAAGGACCACTTGCCGGCCTTCTCCGAAACCTTGCGGCCAAACATGAGCGGGAACCAGTAGTGGATGCCGGCGAGCAGGGCGAAGATGGAGCCGCCGATCAGCACGTAGTGGAAGTGGGCGACGATGAAGTAGGAGTCCTGCTGCTGCGCGTCGGCCGGGGCGGCCGAGTGCATGATGCCCGACATGCCGCCGGTCATGAACATCCAGACGAAGCCGAGGGCGAACATCATGGGCGTGCGCATCATGAGGTGGCCCTTCCAGAGGGTGCCGATCCAGTTGAAGATCTTTACGCCTGTGGGCACCGCGATGGTCATGGTGGCCATGGAGAAGGCCGCGGTCGCGACCGTGCCCATGCCGGTGGTGAACATGTGGTGAGACCAAACGCCGAAACCGAGGAAGCCGATCACCGCGCCGGAGAACACCACGATGGGGTAACCGAAGAGCGGCTTGCGGGAGAAGCAGGGCAGGATCTCGGAGATGATGCCCATGGCCGGCAGGATGAGGATATACACCTCGGGGTGACCGAAGACCCAGAACAAGTGCTGCCACAGAATCGGCAGGCCGCCGCCGGAGACTTCGAAGAAGTTGGTGCCGAAGTTGCGGTCCATCATGACCTCTACCAACGCGATGGTGATGGCGGGGAAGGAGAGGACGATGAGGAAGGCGGTGAAGAGCGTCATCCAAGTGAACACCGGCAGGCGCATCATGGTGAGGCCCGGGGCGCGCATGTTGATGATCGTCACCAGGAAGTTCAGTGAACCGACCACGGAAGAGACGCCGAGCACCTGCAGACCCATGACCCAGAGGTCAGTGGAATTGTCGCCGACAAACTCACTGGAGAAGGCCTTGGCGGTCATCGGCGCATAACCGAACCAACCGACATCCGGCAGACCGGCCTTGTGGAAGAAACCGACGTTGAGGATGATCGCGCCGGCAAGGAAGACCCAGAAGGCGAAGCCGTTGAGGCGGGGAAAAGCCACGTCGCGCGCCCCGATCTGCAGCGGCATGATGTAATTAAAGAACGCGGCCGAGAGTGGCATGACGGCGAGGAAGATCATCGTCGTCGCGTGCATGGTGAACATCTCGTTGTAGGTCTGTGCCGAGATGAAGGTGTTGTTCGGCACGGCCAACTGGGTGCGGATCATCAGGGCCTCGGCACCACCCACGAGGAAGAAGAAGAGGGCGGTGATTCCGTAGAGGAAACCGATGCGCTTGTGGTCGACGGTCGTGAGCCAACTCACGATGCCGGTCTTATGGTCAGGGCGAGCAAACATCCACGAGCGCTTGGCCGCGGGGGCATGGTCGTCGTGGCCGATGAAGTCGGATTTGGTCAGGGATTGGTCCATGGCGGGTAAGCGGGGCGGGCCGGTGGTTATTTCAAACTGTGCAAGTAGGCGACGAGGGCGTGGGCCTCTTCATCGGTGATCTCGATGTTCACCTCGGCCGGCTCACCGGTCGCGGGGTCCGGCGTGGTGTAACCGGGCATGATGACCATGCCGGGCGGGGGAACCACGCGGGTGTGATACATGAAATTACCGGGCTTAACGCGATGGGGCTCGGTGATCCAACGGTAGAGGTTCATTTCGCTGTTCTCGAGCAGGCCGGCGGCGATGGTGGTGCGGGCGCCGATGCGGGTAAGATCGGGGGCGACGACGCCGGCGCCTTCGTGACCGCGCACCGTGTGACAACCGGCGCACTTGTTTTCCGTGAAAGCGTGGCGACCGGCGGCGATGAGAGCGGTGTTTTCCGCGGCGGGATCGATGACCTGCTGAGCGCGCCAGGCGCCGAGGGGATCGGCGTCGAATTCCTCGGTCCAGCCGGCTTGGTTCTCCTCAAATTCGCCATAGGAGGTGAAGGAGGCCGGCAGTTCAGCGCCTTCCGGGGCTTCGACCACGCGAGCGGTTTGCTTCTGGTTGGCGAGCCAGGCGTTAAATTCATCCTCGGCCAGCGCGATCACACGGAACCGCATCACGGCGTGGGAGTCGCCGCAGTATTCGGCGCATTGACCCCAGAAGTAACCGGGTTCGTCGGCTTGCAGCCAGAGGTGGTTGCCGCGGTTGGGCATCATATCGACCTTGCCGGCGAGCTTCGGCACCCAGAAGGAGTGAATCACATCGACGGTGCGGAGTTCGATGCGCACCGGACGACCGGCGGGAATCACGAGCTCGTTGGCGCTCACCAGCGGGGTCTCGCCGCCGAAGGCATCGGTGGCCATCTCGTTCGGGTATTCGAACTTGAACCACCATTGGTAGCCGGTCGCGTTCACGTGGAAGGCGTTCTCCCGCTCCTCCTCCGGCACGTCGTAGGTATACCAGATGCCTTTGAGCGTCGGCACGGCGATGACCACGAGGGCGAGGATCGAGGCGGCGATGAGGCTCATTTCCACCAGCGGGTTGCCGTGACCCTGGGGCGGCGGCTCGGCGTGTTCGTCGCCCGAGTCGCGGGCCTTGAACTTGATCGTGGCGTAGGCCAGCACGGCCGCGACGATCACAAAGATGATGCCGGTGACCCAGAGGGTGACGTAGAAGAGGCCCGTCTGGGCTTCGGCCACCGGACCTTTCGTGTCCAAGGTCGACTGCGGACCATCCAGCCACCCACCGAGCATGACGGGTAAAAGCGCGGTGAGCAGGAGGGCGAGAGTGCGGCTACGGGTAAGTTTGCCGGAGAAAGCAAGAGATCTCATGAGAACAAAAAGACGCGGTCCGTTGGGTAAGGGACGGGGCCGGGAAGCCGCACAGCGTCCCTATGAGTAGAACCATTTCAAGACATTATATTGTCTGCTAAGGGATAACCTGAGGTCGCTTATCGGCGCGTTAAGGAAAATGCATAGGCCGGACCGCAATTCGTTTTCGCTGGCGAAGCCGCCGAGGTGGCATTCCGTGTGCGGCGATGAAACCCTCAGCAATGCTCCCCCTCCTGGCCCTTGGTTTGACGATTAGCCTCAGCGGCTGCGGCAAAAAAGAGGCTCCGGCCGCCGATCATGCCGCCCATGCGGCCGCTCCTGCCGAAGCCGCGCCAGCCGCGGCGGCAACCGCTGCCAACGAGGCCGTGGTGATCGAAGCCAACGATCAGATGAAGTTCAACGTGACCAAGGTCGAAGCCAAAGCCGGCTCCTCCATCACGCTGACACTCAAGAACGTAGGCAAGTTGCCCAAGACCGCCATGGGGCACAATCTGGTGGTGTTGAAGCAATCCGCCAACGCGACCCAATTCGCCACCGCCGCCATGGGCGCGGCCGCGTCGGAGTATATCCCGGCTAATATGGCCGATCAGGTGATTGCCCACACCAAGCTGTTGGGACCGGGTGAAAGCGACTCGATCACCTTCACCGTGCCCAGCGAGCCTGGTGAGTATGTCTTCCTCTGCAGTTTCCCAGCTCACTTCATGGCCGGCATGAAGGGACTGCTGGTGGTAACGGAATAATTTCCGCCGCTTTAGCCATCTGCTTGCGACTGGGGCCCGGCTAGTGCCGGGCCTTATTTTTGGGACGAAACGCGCGCGTTTCGGCGGCTTAAGTGTTCGCGAGCAACGCGGTGATCCACTTCCGGTGCGGTCCGGAGAGCGTGACGTCGTCGAGTTGATCCCGCGGCACCCACACGAGTTCGGCGTTGGCGTCGACCGTCGCGGGAGCGTCGAGACGGACGATGGTTTCCGTGATGGCGTAGCGGGTGATGCCGCGCTTCTTCACTGCCAGCACCGGCGCGGCGACTACGGCGGCGGTCGGCAGTCCGAGCGTGCTGGCATCCGGCAACTCGTGAAGGTTGGCCAAGCGACGCGATTTGGCCGACGCGCGATGCAGCAGCAGCGCGCCATCGCGTTCGCACCACGCGCGGGTGATGGCGATGCGCTCGATCTTTTTGGGTTCGAGCTTGGGAAACTCCTCGGGGGCGCCCGCGGCACAGGCGGCGCAATGTTTCCGCACCGGGCAAATCGTGCACAGGGGCGAACGCCGATGGCAGACGGTCGCGCCGAGCTCCATCATGGCCTGATTGTGGTCGCCGGGTTCGTCGCGATTGAGCACGGATTCGGCCAGCGGCGTGTAGGCTTTGGCCGCCGTGGCGCTGTCGCGGTAGCTCGTGCCGTCGGCGGTGAGGCGGGCGAGGATGCGCACCACGTTGCCATCCACACAGGCCGCCGGATAACCGAGCGCGATCGAAGTGATGGCGGCGGAGGTGTAGGGGCCGATGCCAGGAAGCGCGCGCCAGGCATCCG
This portion of the Actomonas aquatica genome encodes:
- a CDS encoding cytochrome c oxidase assembly protein, encoding MIDWRHWHNEPYLIGGLLLLAWGYAMLTGPLRACIAPPSARLPRWRAICYYGSLVLFYLAVGSPFDQLGERFLFSAHMVQHVVLIYPCAVLWLIGLPDWVVDGVADRAVLRPLGRFLVHPVVAGILYVITQSLWHVPALYDLALQDRFVHVMEHLTFFATAVLYWWPVLANGRVWPAMRLGGRMIYLFAVGVGLTPLFAFITFSNDILYPTYEFAPRLIDGFTPMDDQLLAGAIMKLSNVFVTFLALTWVFVLWYRQSEGSARAASVA
- a CDS encoding cytochrome C oxidase subunit IV family protein, which encodes MSATADASTLSASDSHAHDGKFHVFVQLAMILAIITGMELLVIYIPMPEWLVISILMGLSVVKFLAVIFIFMHLKWDKAFCTILFFIGLALGGGTLWALLLLHGAKDSQPVGPAYEMVE
- a CDS encoding cytochrome c oxidase subunit 3 — protein: MSSHAATAGHIDHHHDATTSTGIPNKKLFMWAFLASDCMFFGSLIATHLIYRLHPPAGSPDPRDLFSIELTSGSTFILLMSSLLMALAVNAIQKGNVATTRKMLLGTIIFGLIFLGGQVYEFNHFVKVGGLTLSNSVFGSTFYTLTGTHGTHVAIGVLWLVLMYIRTFKPTDDSNGQGWIAKGALHFLAFAGAVVVGMYTLLALVHAYEEGHGLAYYFSHHFISFGGTIALIGALIWFARSPGPVDFGEANAIDVESMGLYWHFVDIVWIVIFPVVYLLEYIVLP
- the ctaD gene encoding cytochrome c oxidase subunit I — protein: MDQSLTKSDFIGHDDHAPAAKRSWMFARPDHKTGIVSWLTTVDHKRIGFLYGITALFFFLVGGAEALMIRTQLAVPNNTFISAQTYNEMFTMHATTMIFLAVMPLSAAFFNYIMPLQIGARDVAFPRLNGFAFWVFLAGAIILNVGFFHKAGLPDVGWFGYAPMTAKAFSSEFVGDNSTDLWVMGLQVLGVSSVVGSLNFLVTIINMRAPGLTMMRLPVFTWMTLFTAFLIVLSFPAITIALVEVMMDRNFGTNFFEVSGGGLPILWQHLFWVFGHPEVYILILPAMGIISEILPCFSRKPLFGYPIVVFSGAVIGFLGFGVWSHHMFTTGMGTVATAAFSMATMTIAVPTGVKIFNWIGTLWKGHLMMRTPMMFALGFVWMFMTGGMSGIMHSAAPADAQQQDSYFIVAHFHYVLIGGSIFALLAGIHYWFPLMFGRKVSEKAGKWSFWIIFVGFNLTFFPMHFLGLNGMPRRTFTYDGNMGWTSANQLATLGSYILGIGIAYYFIVMIYTYFKGEKVGRDPWDGRTLEWSIPNPPPAHNFDVTPTVHARDAFWYEKTHQAEIAAEKAKKAAEDEAHGGIHMPSNSWFPFITAAGMLIGSLCFAFHYIPGAIVGLGITFFGAWMWSVEGPGGYHLHPTKSDGDASSASH
- the coxB gene encoding cytochrome c oxidase subunit II — translated: MRSLAFSGKLTRSRTLALLLTALLPVMLGGWLDGPQSTLDTKGPVAEAQTGLFYVTLWVTGIIFVIVAAVLAYATIKFKARDSGDEHAEPPPQGHGNPLVEMSLIAASILALVVIAVPTLKGIWYTYDVPEEERENAFHVNATGYQWWFKFEYPNEMATDAFGGETPLVSANELVIPAGRPVRIELRTVDVIHSFWVPKLAGKVDMMPNRGNHLWLQADEPGYFWGQCAEYCGDSHAVMRFRVIALAEDEFNAWLANQKQTARVVEAPEGAELPASFTSYGEFEENQAGWTEEFDADPLGAWRAQQVIDPAAENTALIAAGRHAFTENKCAGCHTVRGHEGAGVVAPDLTRIGARTTIAAGLLENSEMNLYRWITEPHRVKPGNFMYHTRVVPPPGMVIMPGYTTPDPATGEPAEVNIEITDEEAHALVAYLHSLK
- a CDS encoding plastocyanin/azurin family copper-binding protein; translation: MLPLLALGLTISLSGCGKKEAPAADHAAHAAAPAEAAPAAAATAANEAVVIEANDQMKFNVTKVEAKAGSSITLTLKNVGKLPKTAMGHNLVVLKQSANATQFATAAMGAAASEYIPANMADQVIAHTKLLGPGESDSITFTVPSEPGEYVFLCSFPAHFMAGMKGLLVVTE
- a CDS encoding A/G-specific adenine glycosylase, whose product is MTATALQQPADFQRDLLAWYHANRRQLPWREEPSLYRTVVSEFMLQQTQIKTALPYFHRWMEALPDFAALAAADEATVLKLWEGLGYYSRARNLQRLARAYVALPEPPTTPDAWRALPGIGPYTSAAITSIALGYPAACVDGNVVRILARLTADGTSYRDSATAAKAYTPLAESVLNRDEPGDHNQAMMELGATVCHRRSPLCTICPVRKHCAACAAGAPEEFPKLEPKKIERIAITRAWCERDGALLLHRASAKSRRLANLHELPDASTLGLPTAAVVAAPVLAVKKRGITRYAITETIVRLDAPATVDANAELVWVPRDQLDDVTLSGPHRKWITALLANT